A part of Primulina eburnea isolate SZY01 chromosome 10, ASM2296580v1, whole genome shotgun sequence genomic DNA contains:
- the LOC140803991 gene encoding protein TRAUCO-like isoform X3, which yields MGILEAAYGDIDAASTNPPPFPTNEEVCATITAATAEEMNPELAEFSVTKLYYVNGFGKELETDVSAEIGGGEDDGEEEEEEPPREKQKSLTHFPKPEPDVLESSSPADTITPVPEERMLPPLGPKSGKKLKKKKSKDVWVSTSRKGKKKTKHAFNGNHNPKNPISIYGSLEDKMLMPPPFSRSPDNNDDNPDLKICLSKVFKAEKIQLSEDRLTASTTKGYRMVRATRGVTEGTWYFEIKVVHLGETGHTRLGWSTDKGDLQAPVGFDGNSYGYRDIDGSKVHKAIREKYGEEGYKEGDVIGFYINLPDGGLYAPDPLCLDSNKVQLCASATGAKEDPPKVVPGSEISFFKNGKCQGIAFRDLYGGRYYPSASMYTLPNHPNCVVKFCFGPGFERFPEDFGERPIPRPMIEIPYQGYDVRVQNGNPRKIIRMLPIFKVLKEDDSDFVKAGEMVS from the exons ATGGGCATACTCGAAGCTGCTTACGGAGACATCGACGCAGCCTCAACAAATCCACCTCCCTTCCCGACTAATGAGGAGGTATGTGCTACCATCACCGCCGCCACAGCTGAGGAAATGAATCCCGAGTTGGCTGAGTTCTCCGTGACCAAGCTGTATTACGTGAATGGCTTCGGGAAAGAGCTCGAAACCGATGTTTCTGCAG AAATCGGTGGAGGCGAAGATGATGGTGAGGAGGAAGAAGAGGAGCCTCCTCGTGAGAAGCAAAAGAGTCTAACTCATTTTCCCAAGCCTGAACCTGATGTTTTAGAATCTTCCTCTCCCGCTGATACCATTACTCCAGTGCCTGAGGAACGAATGTTGCCCCCTTTAGGACCGAAATCGGGGAAgaagttgaagaagaagaagagcaagGATGTATGGGTGAGCACTtctaggaaaggaaagaaaaagacCAAGCACGCTTTCAACGGCAATCATAATCCCAAGAATCCGATTAGCATCTATGGTTCACTGGAAGATAAAATGCTGATGCCCCCTCCATTCTCGAGATCTCCTGACAATAATGACGATAATCCAGACTTAAAAATATGTCTCTCTAAAGTTTTCAAGGCAGAGAAGATCCAATTGAGTGAGGATAGACTCACTGCATCCACCACAAAGGGGTACAGAATGGTGAGAGCAACACGGGGAGTGACTGAGGGTACGTGGTATTTTGAGATTAAAGTGGTGCATTTGGGTGAGACTGGGCACACGAGATTGGGGTGGTCCACTGATAAAGGTGATTTGCAGGCACCTGTGGGATTTGACGGAAATAGTTATGGGTATAGGGATATTGATGGCAGTAAAGTGCATAAAGCAATAAGGGAGAAATATGGGGAGGAAGGGTACAAAGAAGGTGATGTTATTGGGTTCTATATTAATTTGCCGGATGGTGGTTTGTATGCCCCTGATCCTTTATGCTTGGATTCAAATAAGGTACAGCTGTGTGCTAGTGCTACAGGCGCCAAAGAGGATCCCCCGAAAGTTGTTCCTG GAAGTGAGATCTCTTTtttcaaaaatggaaaatgCCAGGGCATTGCTTTCAGAGATCTTTATGGTGGTCGTTATTATCCATCTGCTTCAATGTACACTCTTCCGAATCACCCAAATTGTGTCGTTAAATTCTGTTTTGGTCCTGGTTTTGAAAGGTTCCCGGAAGATTTTGGTGAACGTCCCATCCCAAGACCTATGATCGAAATTCCATATCAGGGTTATGATGTCAGGGTTCAGAATG GTAATCCACGGAAAATTATCCGAATGTTACCTATATTCAAAGTATTAAAAGAGGACGACAGTGATTTTGTGAAAGCTGGTGAAATGGTGAGTTAA
- the LOC140803991 gene encoding protein TRAUCO-like isoform X2 gives MGILEAAYGDIDAASTNPPPFPTNEEVCATITAATAEEMNPELAEFSVTKLYYVNGFGKELETDVSAGILSEKTSNFGNPRVLDFDRNDSTKSPNFFPEIGGGEDDGEEEEEEPPREKQKSLTHFPKPEPDVLESSSPADTITPVPEERMLPPLGPKSGKKLKKKKSKDVWVSTSRKGKKKTKHAFNGNHNPKNPISIYGSLEDKMLMPPPFSRSPDNNDDNPDLKICLSKVFKAEKIQLSEDRLTASTTKGYRMVRATRGVTEGTWYFEIKVVHLGETGHTRLGWSTDKGDLQAPVGFDGNSYGYRDIDGSKVHKAIREKYGEEGYKEGDVIGFYINLPDGGLYAPDPLCLDSNKVQLCASATGAKEDPPKVVPGSEISFFKNGKCQGIAFRDLYGGRYYPSASMYTLPNHPNCVVKFCFGPGFERFPEDFGERPIPRPMIEIPYQGYDVRVQNGNPRKIIRMLPIFKVLKEDDSDFVKAGEMVS, from the exons ATGGGCATACTCGAAGCTGCTTACGGAGACATCGACGCAGCCTCAACAAATCCACCTCCCTTCCCGACTAATGAGGAGGTATGTGCTACCATCACCGCCGCCACAGCTGAGGAAATGAATCCCGAGTTGGCTGAGTTCTCCGTGACCAAGCTGTATTACGTGAATGGCTTCGGGAAAGAGCTCGAAACCGATGTTTCTGCAGGTATTTTATCTGAAAAAACCTCCAATTTTGGGAATCCACGTGTCCTCGATTTCGATCGAAACGACTCAACGAAATCCCCTAATTTTTTCCCAGAAATCGGTGGAGGCGAAGATGATGGTGAGGAGGAAGAAGAGGAGCCTCCTCGTGAGAAGCAAAAGAGTCTAACTCATTTTCCCAAGCCTGAACCTGATGTTTTAGAATCTTCCTCTCCCGCTGATACCATTACTCCAGTGCCTGAGGAACGAATGTTGCCCCCTTTAGGACCGAAATCGGGGAAgaagttgaagaagaagaagagcaagGATGTATGGGTGAGCACTtctaggaaaggaaagaaaaagacCAAGCACGCTTTCAACGGCAATCATAATCCCAAGAATCCGATTAGCATCTATGGTTCACTGGAAGATAAAATGCTGATGCCCCCTCCATTCTCGAGATCTCCTGACAATAATGACGATAATCCAGACTTAAAAATATGTCTCTCTAAAGTTTTCAAGGCAGAGAAGATCCAATTGAGTGAGGATAGACTCACTGCATCCACCACAAAGGGGTACAGAATGGTGAGAGCAACACGGGGAGTGACTGAGGGTACGTGGTATTTTGAGATTAAAGTGGTGCATTTGGGTGAGACTGGGCACACGAGATTGGGGTGGTCCACTGATAAAGGTGATTTGCAGGCACCTGTGGGATTTGACGGAAATAGTTATGGGTATAGGGATATTGATGGCAGTAAAGTGCATAAAGCAATAAGGGAGAAATATGGGGAGGAAGGGTACAAAGAAGGTGATGTTATTGGGTTCTATATTAATTTGCCGGATGGTGGTTTGTATGCCCCTGATCCTTTATGCTTGGATTCAAATAAGGTACAGCTGTGTGCTAGTGCTACAGGCGCCAAAGAGGATCCCCCGAAAGTTGTTCCTG GAAGTGAGATCTCTTTtttcaaaaatggaaaatgCCAGGGCATTGCTTTCAGAGATCTTTATGGTGGTCGTTATTATCCATCTGCTTCAATGTACACTCTTCCGAATCACCCAAATTGTGTCGTTAAATTCTGTTTTGGTCCTGGTTTTGAAAGGTTCCCGGAAGATTTTGGTGAACGTCCCATCCCAAGACCTATGATCGAAATTCCATATCAGGGTTATGATGTCAGGGTTCAGAATG GTAATCCACGGAAAATTATCCGAATGTTACCTATATTCAAAGTATTAAAAGAGGACGA CAGTGATTTTGTGAAAGCTGGTGAAATGGTGAGTTAA
- the LOC140803991 gene encoding protein TRAUCO-like isoform X1 translates to MGILEAAYGDIDAASTNPPPFPTNEEVCATITAATAEEMNPELAEFSVTKLYYVNGFGKELETDVSAGILSEKTSNFGNPRVLDFDRNDSTKSPNFFPEIGGGEDDGEEEEEEPPREKQKSLTHFPKPEPDVLESSSPADTITPVPEERMLPPLGPKSGKKLKKKKSKDVWVSTSRKGKKKTKHAFNGNHNPKNPISIYGSLEDKMLMPPPFSRSPDNNDDNPDLKICLSKVFKAEKIQLSEDRLTASTTKGYRMVRATRGVTEGTWYFEIKVVHLGETGHTRLGWSTDKGDLQAPVGFDGNSYGYRDIDGSKVHKAIREKYGEEGYKEGDVIGFYINLPDGGLYAPDPLCLDSNKVQLCASATGAKEDPPKVVPGSEISFFKNGKCQGIAFRDLYGGRYYPSASMYTLPNHPNCVVKFCFGPGFERFPEDFGERPIPRPMIEIPYQGYDVRVQNGNPRKIIRMLPIFKVLKEDDSDFVKAGEMVS, encoded by the exons ATGGGCATACTCGAAGCTGCTTACGGAGACATCGACGCAGCCTCAACAAATCCACCTCCCTTCCCGACTAATGAGGAGGTATGTGCTACCATCACCGCCGCCACAGCTGAGGAAATGAATCCCGAGTTGGCTGAGTTCTCCGTGACCAAGCTGTATTACGTGAATGGCTTCGGGAAAGAGCTCGAAACCGATGTTTCTGCAGGTATTTTATCTGAAAAAACCTCCAATTTTGGGAATCCACGTGTCCTCGATTTCGATCGAAACGACTCAACGAAATCCCCTAATTTTTTCCCAGAAATCGGTGGAGGCGAAGATGATGGTGAGGAGGAAGAAGAGGAGCCTCCTCGTGAGAAGCAAAAGAGTCTAACTCATTTTCCCAAGCCTGAACCTGATGTTTTAGAATCTTCCTCTCCCGCTGATACCATTACTCCAGTGCCTGAGGAACGAATGTTGCCCCCTTTAGGACCGAAATCGGGGAAgaagttgaagaagaagaagagcaagGATGTATGGGTGAGCACTtctaggaaaggaaagaaaaagacCAAGCACGCTTTCAACGGCAATCATAATCCCAAGAATCCGATTAGCATCTATGGTTCACTGGAAGATAAAATGCTGATGCCCCCTCCATTCTCGAGATCTCCTGACAATAATGACGATAATCCAGACTTAAAAATATGTCTCTCTAAAGTTTTCAAGGCAGAGAAGATCCAATTGAGTGAGGATAGACTCACTGCATCCACCACAAAGGGGTACAGAATGGTGAGAGCAACACGGGGAGTGACTGAGGGTACGTGGTATTTTGAGATTAAAGTGGTGCATTTGGGTGAGACTGGGCACACGAGATTGGGGTGGTCCACTGATAAAGGTGATTTGCAGGCACCTGTGGGATTTGACGGAAATAGTTATGGGTATAGGGATATTGATGGCAGTAAAGTGCATAAAGCAATAAGGGAGAAATATGGGGAGGAAGGGTACAAAGAAGGTGATGTTATTGGGTTCTATATTAATTTGCCGGATGGTGGTTTGTATGCCCCTGATCCTTTATGCTTGGATTCAAATAAGGTACAGCTGTGTGCTAGTGCTACAGGCGCCAAAGAGGATCCCCCGAAAGTTGTTCCTG GAAGTGAGATCTCTTTtttcaaaaatggaaaatgCCAGGGCATTGCTTTCAGAGATCTTTATGGTGGTCGTTATTATCCATCTGCTTCAATGTACACTCTTCCGAATCACCCAAATTGTGTCGTTAAATTCTGTTTTGGTCCTGGTTTTGAAAGGTTCCCGGAAGATTTTGGTGAACGTCCCATCCCAAGACCTATGATCGAAATTCCATATCAGGGTTATGATGTCAGGGTTCAGAATG GTAATCCACGGAAAATTATCCGAATGTTACCTATATTCAAAGTATTAAAAGAGGACGACAGTGATTTTGTGAAAGCTGGTGAAATGGTGAGTTAA